The proteins below come from a single Poecilia reticulata strain Guanapo linkage group LG5, Guppy_female_1.0+MT, whole genome shotgun sequence genomic window:
- the mon1a gene encoding vacuolar fusion protein MON1 homolog A — translation MEGETGKATVSWENGLLAPVDRLRSDRADSPTPGLVEGTEPGAGQQSAIFYHAQSYEDLTAEAEEDAQRAPGSDDSAEPDEEEFNELVGEKSTKERLNKDSSSESRTKEEDVSSEAWRNHKKHVFVLSEAGKPIYTRYGTEEALSSTMGVMMALVSFVEAEKNIIRSIHADGCKVVFLTKSPLVLVGVTKSGQSEKELLRELQYIYYQIVSLLTLTQLNHIFQHKQNYDLRRLLAGSEYLTDNLLHRLERDPGLLLSAVTCLPLASSARDVVSSSLQAAKAKNLVFSILLAGDRLVTLVRKKDQFLHHIDLHLVFNLVGSSSSFREGEGWTPICLPKFNTAGFFHAHISYLEPGSELCLILVSTDREDFFNMLDCKQRFMERLSKRSAYQAMKEALKCQSYTVVQVGIPELRHFLYKSKSSGLYTSPEIPEVYQSDEEQERLMGLYQDLHSCLHHPTRPLRSFYRCGEAENLLAMVTSGFELYLCFSPLATKALAYSAVNKLLKWIRREEDRLFILSPLTY, via the exons ATGGAAGGAGAAACTGGCAAGGCGACCGTGTCCTGGGAGAACGGTCTGCTGGCTCCTGTGGACCGGCTGCGCTCGGATAGGGCGGACAGCCCCACACCGGGTCTGGTGGAGGGGACGGAACCAG GCGCTGGTCAGCAGAGTGCCATTTTCTATCATGCACAATCTTATGAAGACCTGACCGCCGAGGCTGAGGAAGACGCTCAGAGGGCGCCAGGGTCAGATGATTCAGCAGAACCTGATGAAGAGGAGTTCAATGAGCTGGTGGGGGAGAAAAGCACCAAGGAGCGGCTCAACAAAGACTCTTCGTCCGAGAGCAGGACCAAAGAGGAGGACGTGTCCAGTGAGGCGTGGAGGAACCACAAAAAACACGTGTTTGTGCTGAGCGAGGCCGGAAAGCCGATCTACACCCGTTACGGCACGGAGGAGGCCCTGTCCAGCACCATGGGGGTGATGATGGCGCTGGTGTCTTTTGTAGAGGCGGAGAAGAACATCATCCGCTCTATCCACGCAG ACGGCTGTAAGGTGGTTTTCCTCACCAAGAGTCCTCTGGTCCTGGTGGGCGTGACCAAGAGTGGTCAGTCGGAGAAGGAGCTGCTCCGGGAGCTTCAGTACATCTACTACCAGATCGTCAGCCTGCTCACCCTGACCCAGCTCAACCACATCTTCCAGCACAAGCAGAACTACGACCTGCGCCGCCTGCTGGCCGGCTCCGAGTACCTCACCGACAACCTGCTGCACCGGCTGGAGCGCGACCCGGGCCTGCTGCTCAGCGCCGTCACCTGCCTGCCCCTGGCCAGCTCCGCCAGGGACGTGGTGTCGTCCAGCCTGCAGGCGGCCAAGGCCAAGAACCTGGTGTTCTCCATCCTGCTGGCCGGCGACCGCCTGGTCACGCTGGTCCGCAAGAAGGACCAGTTCCTGCACCACATAGACTTGCACCTGGTCTTCAACCTCGTCGGCTCATCTTCGTCGTTCCGGGAGGGCGAGGGCTGGACGCCCATCTGCCTGCCCAAGTTCAACACGGCGGGCTTCTTCCACGCCCACATCTCCTACCTGGAGCCCGGCTCCGAGCTCTGCCTCATCCTGGTCTCCACTGACAGGGAGGACTTCTTCAACATGTTGGACTGCAAGCAACGCTTCATGGAGAGGCTGAGTAAGCGCAGCGCCTACCAGGCCATGAAGGAGGCGCTCAAGTGCCAGAGCTACACTGTGGTGCAGGTCGGAATCCCAGAGCTAAGGCACTTCCTGTACAAGTCGAAGAGCTCAGGCTTGTACACCAG tcCAGAGATACCTGAGGTGTACCAGTCTGATGAGGAGCAGGAGAGGCTGATGGGACTCTACCAGGACCTTCACAGCTGTTTGCACCACCCGACCAGACCGCTGCGCTCCTTCTACCGCTGCGGCGAAGCTGAGAACCTGCTGGCCATG GTGACGAGCGGCTTCGAGCTCTACCTCTGCTTCAGTCCGCTGGCGACTAAGGCTCTGGCGTATTCTGCCGTGAACAAGCTTCTAAAGTGGATCCGGAGGGAGGAGGATCGTCTCTTCATCCTGAGCCCGCTCACATACTGA
- the traip gene encoding E3 ubiquitin-protein ligase TRAIP: MPIRAYCTICADYFDEVRDVAAIYCGHTFHYECLLQWFQTAPTKTCPQCRKQVSTRHIINKLFFDIGGGGEEGSPDPESLQNEVDRMKALLSSKDRDWREKLKAMDGLKDTVNKQRRDLDAMRKEVMDKEMVCVALKKQMVYLETQQNEIQAAKEEVRRLRGKMKTFESLDVLLQGQRSEVESMITDMGVSQAAVEQLSIYCISLKKEYDNLKGSLKSSNDMCEKLKREVLSSNSKLQKASLEALQLKEELKSLQKDLAGADKEISSLKKKVEFLQKTLSTPTRANEALSRLVFESPAPLELKPPRLHQPVHGDDIDLNMTYDIATPDDASKRPAQVPSKKMRLERPGTSSSKHGEKLSSLSKNEDSTFDPFLRNSLLFRKKTFGSMLDPQKKAGVLQTGYDGLGGRTKFIQPSPLSKIRPLLKAKRKKVTRPPSKIPTCLTLDSFLE, translated from the exons ATGCCCATTCGAGCGTATTGTACTATTTGCGCTGATTACTTCGATGAGGTGAGAGACGTGGCTGCCATTTATTGTGGACACACTTTTCACTACGAATG TCTTCTTCAGTGGTTTCAGACCGCTCCTACCAAAACCTGTCCTCAGTGCAGGAAACAG GTCAGCACCAGACACATCATCAACAAACTGTTCTTTGACATTGGAGGAGGGGGCGAAGAAGGCTCTCCAGACCCAGAGAGCCTGCAG AATGAGGTTGATCGAATGAAGGCACTGCTGAGCTCTAAAG atcGAGACTGGCGGGAGAAACTGAAGGCGATGGACGGCTTGAAGGACACGGTGAACAAGCAGAGGAGAGACCTGGACGCCATGCGGAAAGAGGTCATGGATAAGGAGATGGTCTGCGTCGCTCTGAAG AAGCAGATGGTTTATCTGGAGACGCAGCAGAACGAAATTCAGGCGGCGAAGGAGGAGGTCCGCAGACTGAGGGgcaaaatgaaaacctttgaaag CCTGGACGTGCTGCTGCAGGGTCAGCGAAGCGAAGTGGAGTCCATGATCACAGATATGGGTGTGAGCCAGGCAGCAGTGGAGCAGCTCTCCATTTACTGCATCTCTCTGAAGAA AGAGTATGATAACCTCAAAGGAAGCCTCAAGTCTTCAAACGACATGTGCGAGAAGCTGAAGAGAGAAGTTCTCTCCTCAAACAGCAAG ctgcagaagGCTTCCCTGGAGGCGCTTCAGCTCAAAGAGGAGTTGAAGTCCCTGCAGAAAGACCTGGCCGGCGCTGACAAGGAGATCTCC AGCCTCAAGAAGAAAGTGGAGTTTCTCCAGAAGACTCTGAGCACGCCGACGCGCGCCAACGAAGCTCTCAGCAGACTCGTCTTCGAAAG CCCGGCGCCTCTGGAGCTGAAACCCCCCCGCCTCCACCAGCCGGTGCACGGAGACGACATCGACCTCAACATGACCTATGACATCGCCACGCCTGACGACGCGTCAAAGAGACCGGCCCAGGTTCCCTCGAAGAAGATGCGGCTGGAGCGACCGGG AACGTCTTCGTCAAAACACGGCGAGAAACTTTCCTCTCTGAGCAAG AATGAAGATTCAACGTTTGATCCTTTTTTGAGGAACTCCCTTCTCTTCAGAAAGAAGACTTTTGGAAGCATGTTGGACCCTCAGAAGAAGGCTGGAGTC ctCCAAACTGGCTACGATGGATTAGGAGGACGGACTAAATTCATCCAACCT TCTCCTTTATCCAAGATCCGGCCTCTGCTGAAagccaaaaggaaaaaagtgaCTCGGCCTCCCTCTAAGATTCCAACATGTCTGACTCTGGACAGCTTCCTGGAATGA
- the LOC103465530 gene encoding UDP-glucuronosyltransferase 2C1-like, with product MKLTCCWSATLLLTLVPSCCQSGNILVIPTEGSHWLNNEILLKALHSRGHNITIARSSKSWYVKDSSPYYSTFTVPVERSFDKKYTRRLVTEYIKFQRGASPLASFLHVTMGMIDKNVEVHRAVSEFLPAMLDDTELMRRLNQSKFDLVLTDPWWGNGAIVAKYLNLPLVYNVRWLNPEEAHFAVAPSPISYIPVTLSGYTDKMNFFQRTKNMITYLITQIQTTSVSKLVYQPLCSKYLGPDADFDQIKSGADIWLIRTDFVFDYPRPTMPNVVYMGGFHCTPAKPLPKDLEEFVQSSGEHGVIIMSLGTFVPSLPDDMANKIAASFAELPQKVIWSYSGSKPSTLGNNTLLVDWMPQKDLLGHPKVKLFVAHGGTNGVQEAIYHGVPVVGLSLFFDQYDNLLRLQDRGGAKVLTLTTVDKDDNFLKAVKEVLNEPSYRANMQRLSRLHRDQPIEPIDNALFWIEFVMRNKGAAHLKAQSHGMPWYIYHSVDVALFLTGAVLLMLLTAVMFIRCLCKSACRGKLKRD from the coding sequence ATGAAGCTGACCTGTTGCTGGAGCGCCACGCTGCTGCTCACCCTCGTTCCCAGCTGCTGTCAAAGCGGCAACATCCTGGTCATTCCCACTGAGGGAAGCCACTGGCTCAACAACGAGATCCTCCTTAAAGCGCTGCACTCCAGAGGACACAACATTACCATTGCGCGTTCCAGCAAAAGCTGGTACGTCAAGGACAGCTCCCCGTACTACAGCACCTTCACAGTTCCTGTGGAAAGGAGTTTTGACAAGAAGTACACAAGAAGACTCGTAACCGAGTACATCAAATTTCAACGGGGGGCTTCACCTTTGGCCAGTTTTCTCCATGTAACCATGGGGATGATTGATAAAAACGTTGAGGTTCACAGAGCTGTGAGTGAATTTCTACCAGCCATGTTAGACGACACGGAGTTGATGAGGAGATTAAACCAGAGCAAGTTCGACCTGGTTCTTACTGACCCCTGGTGGGGAAATGGAGCTATTGTGGCAAAATATCTTAATCTTCCTCTAGTTTACAATGTCCGCTGGTTAAATCCTGAAGAAGCTCATTTTgccgtcgctccttcacccatATCCTATATTCCTGTCACCTTATCTGGCTATACtgataaaatgaacttttttcagAGAACCAAAAACATGATTACATATCTGATCACCCAGATCCAGACCACCTCTGTGAGCAAACTGGTATACCAGCCACTGTGTTCCAAATATCTTGGACCTGATGCGGACTTTGATCAGATAAAGTCTGGCGCCGACATCTGGCTGATAAGAACCGATTTTGTGTTTGACTATCCGCGTCCCACCATGCCTAACGTTGTGTACATGGGAGGGTTCCACTGTACGCCTGCGAAACCGTTACCAAAGGACCTGGAGGAGTTTGTGCAGAGTTCTGGAGAGCACGGCGTCATCATCATGTCTTTGGGAACTTTTGTGCCCAGCCTTCCAGACGACATGGCAAATAAGATTGCAGCCTCTTTTGCCGAATTGCCCCAGAAGGTCATCTGGAGCTACAGCGGAAGCAAACCGTCCACTCTGGGGAATAATACTTTACTGGTGGACTGGATGCCGCAAAAAGACCTTTTAGGGCATCCAAAGGTGAAGCTGTTTGTGGCTCATGGAGGAACCAACGGAGTCCAAGAAGCTATCTACCACGGAGTCCCAGTGGTGGGTTTGTCCTTGTTTTTCGACCAGTATGACAATCTGCTCCGCCTACAAGACAGAGGGGGAGCAAAAGTTCTCACCCTGACCACGGTGGACAAAGATGACAACTTCCTGAAAGCTGTGAAAGAAGTCCTGAATGAGCCGTCCTACAGAGCGAACATGCAGAGACTCTCCAGACTGCACAGAGACCAGCCAATAGAGCCCATAGACAATGCCCTCTTCTGGATAGAGTTTGTAATGAGGAACAAAGGTGCTGCTCACCTGAAAGCACAGTCCCATGGAATGCCCTGGTACATCTACCACTCTGTAGATGTTGCTCTGTTCCTAACAGGGGCAGTGCTGCTCATGCTTCTGACTGCTGTCATGTTTATCAGGTGTTTATGTAAATCGGCGTGCAGGGGAAAGCTAAAACGTGACTAG